Proteins encoded in a region of the Gemmatimonadota bacterium genome:
- a CDS encoding EAL domain-containing protein, with amino-acid sequence MPRPVTPTSSSVSAHDLIARERTIFQRELLKRAIQVRFRLVILCLALGALDLAFDVLDGPWQVLVVDSVLMLLINELVGSWNRRGVADERHLWGMQLLDSIMFGILVVSFGGDGHLVIPFLIYAVAGYAMGHPSAARVQLVLGCTIYPVAHYIGMRVMGPHEQAVAHILVETFCLGAISWLSMQNPIRYMHRVRRARRALADLAEGDFSVRLPTRALDDVGFLGVSFNVTAEKLGTAVRSLEDEVEERARAEESMRAARHDATQMAERMAAVADAAAGVLAAGSARALRDVLRQSCERVLDMQEFALALLDARTGTLHLLGDSPDDDQTVALPLKGDLRRVIDERGTLISVDECGGVSGAREKTVATEPRAGSMMRTPVIVGEEVAAVLAICSREAEAYGPADVAVLEALAALASTALSNILLVDELRSSREALSHQAHHDGLTGLANRRHFRARVVQALASGPSERVAVLALDLDGFKGVNDSLGHAAGDKVLQQVADRLLSATRGSDLVARLGGDEFAVLLEHVPDEAHAVVVADRILRAVSQPFTVGDRMVGVGTSIGIAVGDPADADGDGTAAAAAVAGDRHRDPVEVLLHEADVALYRAKTAGKSCWVIFESSMHEEERARRLLEDDLREAVRTGALQLLFQPIHELATGDLRGVEATMRWEHPQRGTVSPAVWLPAAEESGIIVELGQALLQRACSAVARWPVPAGHGARSRGALVLSTKVSLRQLQAPTFYADVRSTLAASGLSASSLVLEVTEAALMQASAAARDQMQRLHHLGVRLAIDDFGMGASSLGYLQGTAVDMLKIDRVFVGGVARGGSQTALARTIVALGKALSLETVAEGVDSEAQRVSLQALGCELGQGTLFSRPVPEEAIARLLAAQDAEVGAL; translated from the coding sequence TTGCCCCGTCCCGTCACCCCCACCAGCTCCAGCGTCTCCGCGCACGACCTGATCGCCCGGGAGCGCACGATCTTCCAGCGGGAGCTCCTGAAGCGCGCGATTCAGGTGCGTTTCCGCCTGGTGATCCTGTGCCTCGCCCTGGGCGCGCTCGATCTCGCGTTCGACGTGCTGGACGGGCCGTGGCAGGTGCTGGTGGTCGACTCGGTGCTGATGCTGCTCATCAACGAGCTGGTCGGGAGCTGGAACCGGCGTGGCGTCGCCGACGAGCGCCACCTGTGGGGGATGCAGCTCCTCGACTCGATCATGTTCGGGATCCTCGTGGTCTCGTTCGGCGGCGACGGGCACCTCGTCATTCCGTTCCTGATCTACGCCGTCGCCGGGTACGCGATGGGGCATCCCAGCGCGGCGCGGGTGCAGCTGGTCCTGGGATGCACGATCTACCCGGTCGCGCACTACATCGGCATGCGCGTGATGGGGCCGCACGAGCAGGCGGTCGCGCACATCCTCGTCGAGACGTTCTGCCTGGGGGCCATCTCGTGGCTCTCGATGCAGAACCCGATTCGCTACATGCATCGCGTGCGGCGGGCGCGGCGGGCGCTGGCCGATCTGGCCGAGGGCGACTTCTCGGTGCGCCTGCCGACGCGTGCGCTGGATGACGTCGGATTCCTGGGGGTGAGCTTCAACGTCACCGCCGAGAAGCTGGGGACGGCGGTGCGTTCGCTCGAAGATGAAGTGGAGGAGCGCGCCCGCGCCGAGGAGTCGATGCGCGCCGCCCGCCACGACGCCACGCAGATGGCAGAACGGATGGCCGCGGTGGCCGACGCCGCGGCCGGCGTGCTGGCGGCCGGCTCGGCGCGCGCGCTGCGCGACGTGCTGCGCCAGTCGTGCGAGCGCGTGCTGGACATGCAGGAGTTCGCGCTGGCGCTGCTGGATGCGCGCACCGGGACGTTGCACCTGCTCGGTGATTCCCCCGACGACGACCAGACGGTCGCGCTTCCGCTCAAGGGCGACCTGCGCCGCGTGATCGACGAGCGCGGCACGCTCATCTCGGTGGACGAGTGCGGCGGGGTGTCAGGGGCGAGGGAGAAGACGGTGGCGACGGAACCGCGCGCCGGGTCGATGATGCGCACGCCGGTCATCGTGGGGGAGGAGGTGGCGGCGGTGCTGGCGATCTGCAGCCGGGAGGCGGAGGCGTACGGTCCCGCCGACGTGGCGGTCCTCGAGGCGCTGGCGGCGCTGGCCTCCACGGCGCTGAGCAACATCCTGCTGGTCGACGAGCTGCGCTCGTCGCGCGAGGCGTTGTCGCACCAGGCGCACCACGACGGGCTCACCGGGCTGGCCAACCGCCGGCATTTTCGTGCGCGCGTGGTGCAGGCGCTGGCCAGCGGCCCGTCAGAACGCGTGGCGGTGTTGGCGCTCGACCTCGACGGCTTCAAGGGGGTCAACGACTCGTTAGGTCACGCGGCCGGCGACAAGGTGCTGCAGCAGGTCGCGGATCGCCTGCTGAGTGCGACGCGCGGGAGCGACCTGGTGGCGCGGCTGGGCGGTGACGAGTTCGCCGTCCTGCTGGAGCACGTCCCCGACGAGGCGCATGCGGTGGTGGTGGCCGACCGCATCCTGCGAGCGGTGTCGCAGCCCTTCACCGTCGGCGACCGGATGGTGGGGGTCGGGACGAGCATCGGGATCGCGGTCGGCGACCCGGCCGACGCGGACGGCGATGGCACGGCGGCAGCGGCAGCCGTGGCGGGCGACCGGCACCGCGACCCGGTCGAGGTGCTGCTGCACGAGGCCGACGTGGCGCTGTACCGGGCCAAGACGGCGGGGAAGTCGTGCTGGGTGATCTTCGAGTCGTCGATGCACGAGGAGGAGCGCGCACGCCGCCTGCTGGAGGACGACCTGCGGGAGGCGGTGCGTACCGGCGCATTGCAGCTGCTGTTCCAGCCGATCCACGAGCTGGCCACCGGTGACCTGCGCGGCGTGGAGGCGACGATGCGCTGGGAGCACCCGCAGCGCGGCACGGTGTCCCCCGCGGTCTGGCTCCCCGCGGCCGAGGAGAGCGGGATCATCGTGGAACTGGGGCAGGCGCTGCTCCAGCGCGCCTGCAGCGCGGTGGCGCGGTGGCCCGTTCCCGCCGGGCACGGGGCCCGCTCGCGCGGGGCGCTGGTGCTGTCGACCAAGGTGTCGCTCCGACAGCTGCAGGCCCCGACCTTCTACGCCGACGTGCGGAGCACGTTGGCGGCGTCGGGGCTCTCCGCATCGTCGCTGGTCCTCGAGGTGACGGAGGCCGCGCTCATGCAGGCGTCGGCCGCGGCCCGCGACCAGATGCAGCGCCTGCACCACCTGGGGGTGCGCCTGGCGATCGACGACTTCGGGATGGGGGCCTCGTCGCTCGGCTACCTGCAGGGGACGGCGGTGGACATGCTCAAGATCGACCGCGTCTTCGTGGGCGGGGTCGCCCGCGGCGGCTCGCAGACCGCCCTGGCCCGCACCATCGTGGCGTTAGGCAAGGCCCTGTCGCTGGAGACCGTCGCCGAAGGAGTCGACTCCGAGGCGCAACGCGTGAGCCTGCAGGCTCTGGGTTGCGAGCTGGGCCAGGGGACGCTCTTCTCCCGGCCGGTGCCGGAAGAAGCGATCGCTCGACTGTTGGCGGCGCAGGACGCGGAGGTTGGAGCGCTCTAG